One part of the Sander vitreus isolate 19-12246 chromosome 10, sanVit1, whole genome shotgun sequence genome encodes these proteins:
- the sfxn5b gene encoding sideroflexin-5b isoform X2 has protein sequence MQGDHWTSGSFLGRLRHFVDIIDPSTLFVSEKRLKECLKLLDDYKHGELPPGVSDLQLWEAQKIKQAIIHPDTGEKIFMPFRMSGYVPFGTPIVIGLLLPNQTVVSTIIWQWLNQSHNACVNYANRNATKPTPTSKFLQGYVGAVTSAVSIAVGLNVLIQKANKLSPATRMIIQRLVPFPAVASANICNVGLMRHNELSEGIDVLDRNGNVVGSSKIAARHAIMETAFTRVVLPMPIFVLPPIIMSYLERLRFLQSNRRLLLPIHGLVCLVTFGLSLPVAISLFPQMSQIEVSCLEPEIAMATDCKVVTYNKGL, from the exons atgcaaggtgatcactggacgtca GGCTCATTCCTCGGTCGACTGAGACACTTCGTAGACATCATTGACCCCAGCACTCTGTTTGTGTccgag AAACGATTGAAAGAATGCTTGAAACTACTTGATGACTACAAACATGGCGAGCTTCCACCTGGAGTGTCTGATCTTCAG CTGTGGGAAGCCCAGAAGATCAAGCAG GCCATCATTCATCCTGACACAGGAGAGAAGATCTTCATGCCATTTCGAATGTCAG GTTATGTCCCATTTGGAACGCCGATT GTCATTGGCCTTCTTCTCCCAAATCAGACTGTGGTGTCTACCATTATATGGCAg TGGCTGAACCAGAGTCACAATGCCTGTGTGAACTATGCCAACCGCAACGCCACAAAG CCTACGCCAACATCCAAGTTTCTTCAAGGCTATGTAGGAGCTGTGACCAGTGCTGTTTCTATCGCA GTGGGACTGAATGTGTTGATTCAGAAGGCTAACAAGCTGAGTCCTGCCACCAGAATGATAATACAGAGACTCGTCCCCTTCCCAGCTGTAG CTAGTGCAAACATCTGTAACGTGGGCCTGATGAGACACAATGAGCTGTCTGAGGGGATTGATGTGCTGGACAGGAACGGGAATGTGGTGGGATCCTCCAAAATTGCTGCAAGACAT GCGATCATGGAGACCGCCTTCACACGTGTGGTCCTCCCGATGCCGATCTTTGTCCTGCCCCCCATCATCATGTCCTACCTAGAGAG GCTGCGATTCCTGCAGAGCAACCGCAGATTGTTGCTGCCCATCCACGGCCTGGTGTGCCTCGTTACCTTCGGCCTCTCCCTGCCTGTGGCCATCAGCCTGTTCCCCCAGATGTCTCAG attgaGGTGTCTTGTCTAGAGCCGGAGATCGCCATGGCAACAGATTGCAAGGTGGTGACCTACAACAAGGGTTTGTGA
- the sfxn5b gene encoding sideroflexin-5b isoform X1 has product MAESAACPAFQLGRPRYEQGSFLGRLRHFVDIIDPSTLFVSEKRLKECLKLLDDYKHGELPPGVSDLQLWEAQKIKQAIIHPDTGEKIFMPFRMSGYVPFGTPIVIGLLLPNQTVVSTIIWQWLNQSHNACVNYANRNATKPTPTSKFLQGYVGAVTSAVSIAVGLNVLIQKANKLSPATRMIIQRLVPFPAVASANICNVGLMRHNELSEGIDVLDRNGNVVGSSKIAARHAIMETAFTRVVLPMPIFVLPPIIMSYLERLRFLQSNRRLLLPIHGLVCLVTFGLSLPVAISLFPQMSQIEVSCLEPEIAMATDCKVVTYNKGL; this is encoded by the exons ATGGCGGAATCTGCAGCATGTCCTGCCTTCCAGCTCGGAAGACCCCGATATGAGCAG GGCTCATTCCTCGGTCGACTGAGACACTTCGTAGACATCATTGACCCCAGCACTCTGTTTGTGTccgag AAACGATTGAAAGAATGCTTGAAACTACTTGATGACTACAAACATGGCGAGCTTCCACCTGGAGTGTCTGATCTTCAG CTGTGGGAAGCCCAGAAGATCAAGCAG GCCATCATTCATCCTGACACAGGAGAGAAGATCTTCATGCCATTTCGAATGTCAG GTTATGTCCCATTTGGAACGCCGATT GTCATTGGCCTTCTTCTCCCAAATCAGACTGTGGTGTCTACCATTATATGGCAg TGGCTGAACCAGAGTCACAATGCCTGTGTGAACTATGCCAACCGCAACGCCACAAAG CCTACGCCAACATCCAAGTTTCTTCAAGGCTATGTAGGAGCTGTGACCAGTGCTGTTTCTATCGCA GTGGGACTGAATGTGTTGATTCAGAAGGCTAACAAGCTGAGTCCTGCCACCAGAATGATAATACAGAGACTCGTCCCCTTCCCAGCTGTAG CTAGTGCAAACATCTGTAACGTGGGCCTGATGAGACACAATGAGCTGTCTGAGGGGATTGATGTGCTGGACAGGAACGGGAATGTGGTGGGATCCTCCAAAATTGCTGCAAGACAT GCGATCATGGAGACCGCCTTCACACGTGTGGTCCTCCCGATGCCGATCTTTGTCCTGCCCCCCATCATCATGTCCTACCTAGAGAG GCTGCGATTCCTGCAGAGCAACCGCAGATTGTTGCTGCCCATCCACGGCCTGGTGTGCCTCGTTACCTTCGGCCTCTCCCTGCCTGTGGCCATCAGCCTGTTCCCCCAGATGTCTCAG attgaGGTGTCTTGTCTAGAGCCGGAGATCGCCATGGCAACAGATTGCAAGGTGGTGACCTACAACAAGGGTTTGTGA